A region of the Methylomagnum ishizawai genome:
CCTGGCCGGAGGAGTACCGCGACGACCCGCAATCCCGCTTCGTCAACGAGCGCAAGCACGCCAATATCCAGAAGGACGGCACCTACTCGGTGGTCCCGCGCATCTGGGGCGGCGTCACCAGCGCCCAGGAACTCAGGGCCATCGCCGATGTGGCGGAAAAATTCCAGGTGCCCTGCGTCAAGATCACCGGCGGCCAGCGTATCGACCTGTTGGGCGTGCCGGGCGAGCAATTGCCGGATATCTGGGCGGAACTGGGCCGGCACGGACTGGTGTCGGGCCATGCCTACGGCAAGGCGCTACGCACGGTGAAAACCTGCGTCGGCCAGGAATGGTGCCGGTTCGGCACCCAGGATTCGACCCAAATGGGCATCGAACTGGAGCAAATGACCTGGGGCTCCTGGACCCCGCATAAATTCAAGATGGCGGTGTCGGGCTGTCCGCGCAATTGCGCCGAGGCCACCATCAAGGATTTCGGCGTGGTGGCGGTGGAGTCCGGCTGGGAATTGCATGTCGGCGGCAATGGCGGGATCAAGGTGCGGGCCACCGACCTGCTGTGCAAGGTCGAGACCCCCGAGGAGGTGAAGGAATATTGCGGTGCCTTCATGCAGTTGTACCGCGAAGAGGCCCGCTATCTGGAACGCACCGCGCCCTGGATCGAGCGGGTCGGGCTGGATTTCGTCAAGCGCCATATCGTCGAGGACGCGGCGGGGCGCAAGGCGCTGTATGCGCGGTTCCTGCAATCGCAAGCACCGGCCCAGGTCGATCCCTGGGCCGAACTCTCGAAACAGCGCGAGCAATTCGCGCCTTTGCACAAGCTGGGGTGAGCCATGGGCGAATGGATCGAAATCGGCCACATCGACGATATCCCGCCGCAAGCCGCCCGCACGGTGGCGACGGCCTTCGGCGATATCGCGGTATTCCGCACGGTGGACGACCGCTTTTTCGCGGTGCGCGACCGCTGCCCGCACAAGGGCGGGCCGCTGTCGCAGGGGATCGTGCATGGCGGGCGGGTCGCCTGTCCCTTGCATAACTGGGTGATCGATCTCGCCACGGGCGAGGCGGTGGCCCCGGATAAGGGCTGCGCCCATCGCTATGCGGTGAAGGTGGAGGCGGGGCGCTTGTTCCTGGGATCGGCGGTGCGATAGCGCCCGACCCTCCGCTTGTCTCCAGTCAATCATCCTAGCCATGTGAGAGCCTAGCCATGAACGCCACATCCCCCATCCGCACCACCTGCCCTTACTGCGGCGTCGGCTGTGGCGTCCTGGCGACGCCGACCGGGCCGGAATCCGCGCTCATCCAGGGCGACCCGGAACATCCCGCCAATGCCGGGCGGCTCTGTTCCAAGGGTTCGGCCCTGGGCGAAACCCTGTCGCTCGCAACCCGGTTGCTCCATCCCCGGATCGGCCCGCGCCGGGTCGGCTGGGACGAAGCGCTCGACAAGGTGGCGGGCGAATTCCGCCGCGTCATCGATACCCACGGACCCGGGGCCGTGGCCTTCTATGTCTCCGGCCAATTGCTGACCGAGGATTATTACCTCGCCAACAAGCTGATGAAGGGCTATATCGGCTCGGCCAATATCGACACCAATTCCCGGCTGTGCATGTCCTCCACCGTGGCGGGGCAGAAACGCGCCTTCGGCGAGGACGTGGTGCCGGGTTGCTACGAGGATTTGGAACAGGCCGATTTGATCGTGTTGGTGGGTTCCAATGCCGCGTGGTGCCATCCGGTGCTGTTCCAGCGCATCGTGAAGGCCAAACAGGACCGGCCCGGCCTCAAGCTGGTCACTATCGACCCGCGCCGCACCGCCACTTCGGAATCCGCCGACCTGCATCTTGCCATCCGGCCTGGCAGCGATGTGATGCTGTTCAACGGCTTGCTGAATTATCTGCGCCAGCACGACCGGCTGGATTTCGGTTTCATGGAGCGGCATTTGGTCGGCCTATCCCAAGCCCTGGACATGGCGCGGGACAGCGCCCCGTCGGTGCCCGCCGTGGCCCTGGCCTGTGGGGTGCCGGAAACCGATCTCGCCCGCTTCTACCAATGGTTCGCCCGCACCGAAAGGACAGTCACCGCCTGGTCGCAGGGCGTGAACCAATCCAGCAGCGGCACCGACAAGGTGAATGCCATCCTCAATGTGCATCTGGCGACGGGCCGTATCGGCAAGCCGGGCATGGGGCCGCTGTCCCTGACCGGCCAGCCCAACGCCATGGGGGGGCGCGAAGTGGGCGGCTTGGCCAACCAACTGGCGGCGCACCTGGATATCGAAAATCCGCGGCACCGGGCCTGGGTGCGCGAATTCTGGAACGCGCCGCGCATGGCGGAACAACCGGGCCTGAAAGCCGTGGAGCTATTCCAGGCCATCGAACAGGGCCGGGTGAAGGCGGTGTGGATCATGGCGACCAATCCCGTGGTCAGCCTCCCGGATGCGGTGGCGGTGCGGCGGGCGCTCGCGGCTTGCGAGTTCGTGGCGGTCTCGGATTGCGAGGCCGCTACCGATTTGGCGGCCTATGCCCATGTCAGCCTGCCCGCCGCGGCCTGGGGCGAGAAGGACGGCACCGTGACCAATTCCGAGCGGCGGATTTCCCGGCAACGCGCCTTCCTGCCGCTGCCGGGCGAGGCCAAGCCGGATGGGTGGATCATCGCCGAGGTCGCCCGCCGCATGGGCTATGCCGAAGGTTTCGCTTATGCCTCGCCCCGCGATATTTTCGTGGAACATGCCCGGCTGTCCGGGTTCCACAACGAAGGACGGCGCTTATTCGATATTTCCGGGCTGGCCGGACTCGACGCCGCCGCCTACGACGCGCTGCCACCCACGCAATGGCCGGTGAACGCGGCGCATCCGCAAGGCACCGCCCGCTTGTTCGCCGCGGGCGGATTCCCCGGCCCGGAAGGCAAGGCGCGGCTGTTGCCCTTGCCGCCCAAGCCGCCGGCCCATCCGCCCGATCCGGATTATCCGCTGGTCCTCAACACGGGCCGCATCCGCGACCAATGGCACACCATGACCCGCACCGGCAAAGCGGCGCGGCTCGGCCATCATTTGCCCGAACCCTACGCCGAATTGCACCCGGACGACGCCGCCCGCTTGGAGGTCGCGGACGGGGCTTTGGTCCGGCTGGCCAGCCGCCACGGTACGGCCCTGGCCCGCGCCCGCGTCACGCCGGACCAGCAAACAGGTTCGGTGTTCATGCCCATGCATTGGAGCGACACCCAGTCCCGGCGCGGTGGGGTGAATGCCTTGGTGAATCCGGTGGTCGATCCGGTGTCGGGCGAACCCGAATCCAAGCATACGCCGGTCCGGGTCGAGGCTTACCGGCCCGCTTGGCACGGGTTCCTCCTGTCGCGGGAGGCTGTGGAAATTCCCGGCCCGGACTACCGGGTCGCCGTGCGCGGCGCGGGCTATTGGCGCTATGAACTGGCGGGCGAAACCGCGCCGGATGATTGGCGGTCCTGGGCGGGGTCTATCCTGATGCAAGAGGGCGCTGCCGACTGGTTGGAATTCGCCGATGCCCGCGCCGGGCGCTACCGTTGCGCCGTGCTGGGCGGCGGGCGGTTGCGGGCTTGTTTGTTCGTCGGGGCGGAGTCGATATTGCCGTCCCGCGATTGGCTGGCGGGCTTGTTCGCCCAAGAGGCCTTGCCGGAGCGGGACCGGGCGGCCTTGCTGGCGGGACGGCCCGCCGTCGCCGGGAGCGATCCGGGCCGTACCGTCTGCGCTTGCTTCGGGGTGGGCGTGAATGTTTTGCGGAGCGCGATCCAAAGCCAGGGCTTCACCACGGTGGAGCAGATCGGCGCGGCGCTCAAGGCCGGGACCGGCTGCGGTTCCTGCCTACCGGAGTTGAACCGCCTGCTGCGCGGGACGCGGTCTTAATGCGCCGCGCTTGGCAAAGCCGGGAAGGAGCGGATACCTTGCCGTTTTTACCCATGCCGCACTGATCGCGGTAATCCAAGGATCACCATGAACCCGACGTACCGAGATTCCCCACTGAACCCAGAGGCCCGCCCATGAGCGCCGCCCTCGAAAAACGCGAGCTGACCCTGGGCTTCATCCCCCTGACCGATTGCGCCCCCTTGGTCATCGCCCTGGAAAAAGGCTGGTTCGCCAAGTATGGCTTGGAAGTCCGCCTGTCCCGCCAAGTGTCCTGGGCCAATATCCGCGACAAGGTGGCGGTCGGGGTGCTGGACGGTGCCCATATGCTGGCGGCGATGCCCATCGCCACCACCCTGGGCCTGGGCGAGATCAAACAGCCCATGGTCGCCGCGCTGTCGCTGGACCTCAACGGCAATGCCATCACCGTATCGCCCGATTTATACCAGCGGATGGCGGAGGCCGACCCCGAGGCCGCGCAGGCACAGCCGATGACGGCGCGGGCGCTGGCGCGGGTCGTCGCGCAGGAGCGCGGGGCCGGGCGTCCACCGATGAATTTCGCCATGGTGTTCCCGTTCTCGACCCATCACTATCTGCTGCGCTATTGGCTGGCCGCGGGCGGCATCGATCCCGACCGCGATACCCGGTTGCTGGTGGTGCCGCCGTCCTACATGGTGGAGTGCCTGAATATGGGCGAGATCGACGGCTATTGCGTGGGCGAGCCCTGGAACGAACAAGCCGTGGCCGTGGGCGTGGGGCGGACCTTGATTACCGACTACGACATCTGGAACAACCATCCCGAGAAGGTGTTCGGCGTCACCCGCGATTGGGCCGAGCGCCACCCCCACACCCACCGCGCCGTGCTGATGGCCTTGCTGGAAGCCGCGCGCTGGATCGATCAACCGGAACACCGGCTGGAAGTGGCCGAAATCCTGGCCCGCGAAGACTATGTGAACGCGCCGGCCGAGGTGGTGAAGATGTCCATGACCGGCTCGTTCCAATACCAAGCCGGGGCCGCGCCCCGCGCCTGCCCGGATTTCAACGTGTTCCACCGCTATGCCGCCAATTTCCCCTGGCGTTCCCATGCCATGTGGTTCGTGACCCAGATGTACCGCTGGGGCCAGTTGGAGGAGCCCAGGAATATCCGCGAGGTCGCGGAACAGGTCTACCGTCCCGACCTGTACCGGGAAGCGGCCCATGCCTTGGGGCTCGCCAGTCCCGCCGTGGACTACAAAACCGAGGGCGGGCACGCCGGGCCATGGACGCTGGACGGCCCGGCACCCATCGCCTTGGGCGCGGACCGGTACGCCGATGGCCGTTGTTTCGATCCCGCCGATCCGGTGGGCTATCTGCGGCAATTCGATATCCATCGGTTGCGGGTGTCCTTGGACCAACTGGCCGGGCTGAATCCATGAACGCAGAGCGATTGAAAATCATGCTGGTCGATCAGGACGCCGGGCGCAGCGCCATCCTGCGCCAAGCCCTGAGCGACGCCGGGCATACGGTGGTGGCCCGCATCGAGCCGGGCCGGAGCCTCCTGGGCGAGGTGCAATCGTGCCAGCCCGACATCGTCATCGTCGATATGGAAGCGCCGGGCCGCGACACCCTGGAGCAAATGCGCGAAATCGGCCGCGACCAGCCCAAGCCCATCATCCTGTTTTCCAACAAGCGCGATGGCGAATACATCCGCCAGGCGGTGCAGGCCGGGGTCAGCGCCTACGTGGTGGACGGCCTGAGCCGGGAGCGGATCATGCCCATCGTCGAGGTGGCGATAGCGCGGTTCCGCGAGTTCGAGGCGCTGCGGCAGGAATTGCACGAGACCAAGAGCCAACTGGCCGACCGCAAGGTGATCGACAAGGCCAAGGGCGTGTTGATGCAGCGCCGGGGCTTGAGCGAGGACGCGGCCTATCAGTTGCTGCGCAAGGCCGCGATGGACCGCAATCTCAAGGTGGCCGAGGTGGCGCGGACCTTGTTGGCGCTGGAAGGCTTGTAGCGGCCCGCCGGACACGGCGGAGTGTTCTATACCTTGGGTTCCCAGGTCGCCAAACCGGGCTTGGGCGCCGAAATGATTTCCGTTCCATGCCAATGGCGGCATGGGGTGGTTCCGATCCCTGATTTTTCTCCCTAGCCAGCGGCGGCGGGGAGCGGACAACGGCGTCCATGCGGGTCGCGCCTTAGGCGTGGTCCGTGTGGACGCTTTTTTTGTGTCCGGGCCCGGCCGCCCATCGACCCGACGAGGATTGACCCATGATTCGAGCATTGCATCTCCCATCCCATCCGCCGACCTTGGCCATCGTCCCCAAGCCCTGGGCTTGGTCTGGGTTGGTTGCCTGCCTGTGGGGCGCCGCCGCCCAGGCCGCCGATGAAGCGCCCTTGGGCCAGATCGGCCCCAATTTCAGGGTATTGGGCGAATTGCGCGGGCGTTTCGAAGCCTTCGATTTTTTCCAGCCCGCGATCAATCCGGCCCAGGGCGTGGTCGCCAACCAGAACGATTATGCCTTCGGGGCGCTGCGGGCGCGGTTGGGCGTCGCCATGACCACGCCCTGGGTGGATGGCTTGGCCCAGGGGGAATATACCGGGCTGTATGATTTGCCCACCCATGCCTTCGGCGGGCCGGGGGTCGGGCCTTTGGGCCTGGGCGGAGCCTATTACGCCGACAGTGGCAAGAATGTCTCGTCCGGCGATGTGCATATCAAGCAGGCTTATCTGAACTTCAAACTCCAGCCCATGGTGGGCTTGGCCAACACCTATTTCAAAGGTGGCCGCTTCGAGTTTTCGGATGGCTTGGAATATAAGACCGGCGATGCCAAGTTCGATGGGTTGAAGACCACCCGGATTTCCCAGCGCCTGATCGGCCCGTTCGACTTCGCCCATGCCACCCGCAATCTCGACGGCTTCGCGCTGAACTACGACGCCCCGGACTTCAATGTCACCCTCACCGCCACCCATCCGACCCAGGGCGGTTTCAATATCCGGGCCGAAGACCAAATCAGCCATATCGATCTGGCCTATGGCGCGATCACCAGCAAGAAGGGGGCATTGCTGCCCGATACCGAGGCCCGGCTGTTCTATCTCTATTACGGCGACAACCGCGGTGTCCAGCCCACCGATAACCGGCCCTTGGCCGATAGGCCCAAACTGAGCCAGGACGCCTTGGCCATCAGCACGGTCGGCACCCATGCCTTGACCGTACAGAAGATCGGTCCCGGCAGTCTCGACGGGGTGTTTTGGGGGGCTTACCAGTTCGGCGATTGGGGCAATCTCAACCAGGACGCCTGGGCCGTCACCCCGGAAATCGGCTACCAATTCACCGATGTGATGTTCAAACCTTGGCTCCGGGCCGGTTATTTCCGCAGTTCCGGCGATAGCAACGCCAAGGACGGTACCCATGGCACGTTCTTCCAGGTGTTGCCCACGGTCCGGCTGTACGCCAAGTTCCCGTTCTTCAACTTGATGAATATACAGGATGTGTTCGCCCAGTTCTCGGTGCTGCCCACCGACACCACCAAACTCGGCGTGGATGTCCACCATCTTTCGCTGGGCGATAGCCACGACTTGTTCTATGGCGGCTCGGGGGCCACCTCGCGGAGCGGGAGTTTCGGCTATTTTGGCCGTGCCTCCGGTGGGCATAGCAGCATCGGCCAGTTGGTGGACGTGACCTTCACCCATACCATCTCCAAGTATTTTTCCTGGAGCGCCTATTACGCCCATGTCTTCGGGTCCGATGTCGCCCGCAGCGACTACGCGCTCCAGAACGACGCCAATTATGGTTTCCTGGAAATCAACGCCTCGTTTTGACCCGCCGGGAACCCAGGGACATCCACGCCGACCCAAGCAGGAGGTTCATTCCATCGGCGGGCCGGGCGCGGCCAGAACGCGCCGCGCCGGATTCCCCCGCAACGGAGGTTAGGCGATGCTATTGTCCCAAGTTCCCTCGGCCGACGATTGGTTCGGCATCCTGGTCCTCGCGCTGTTGCTGCTTTCCATCGCGGTCATCAAAACCCTGCAATGGCGGGAGGCGCGGCGCGAATACGAGCGCCGGGCCCGCGACCGGCGCGGCGCGATGGAACTCACGCCCCATGGGGTGGGTATTTTGGAGCGGCGGGTCGGCGACCGGCGCAGGTCGCGGCGGCGCGGTTGAGCGGGTGGCCGGGCATAAAAAAAGCCGACCCGGCGGCTGTCCAGGTCGGCAAACTCCCTATGTTCCACCGCCCGCCTGGGGGAGGCGGCGGCGGACGGTGGTTATGATGGTCCGGGCCGGACTTCCGGTCCATGCGGACGAATACCTATGCGTCCGCCGGGGCTACGGGAAGCGGAGGATCATCAGCGAGAAGTCGTCGCTGATCCGGCCCTGCCGGGCCAGGGCCGCGATCTCGCGGTAGACCGCCTGGGCCGGGACCGGGTCGGGTTGTCCCGTCGCCAAGGCCCGGAATTCGCCGAGGCTCCATTCGCCGCCGTCCGGCAGGCTGATCTCGAACACCCCGTCGCTATACACCCACAGCGTGCTGGCGGGCGGTAGGGCGAGTTCCTGTTGCTGGAAATCCCCCGTCGGCAACACCCCCACGAACAGTCCGCCCGTGGTCAAATCCCGCGCCGCGTCCCGGCCCGGACTCAGGAGGAGGGCGGGCGGATGCCCGCCCGAGGCGAACACCAGGTGCCGGGTGGAAACCCGGTACACCCCATACCAGATCGAAAAGAACATCTCGCCGTGCTGTTCCATCCCCAGGGCCGCGTTCAGCCCGTTCAACACCTGGGCGGGCTGGCCGAAATCCACGTTCGCCAGCGACTTATGCCGCAGCACGTTCAGCACCGAGACCGCGTGCATGGCGGGTCCGACCCCGTGTCCGCACACATCCACCAGATAGAACGCGAAGCGGTCCGCGTCCAGCCAGCCATAGCCCAGGCCGTCGCCGCCCAGCACGGCGGAAGGCACGAAGCACCAATCCACCCGCACCGGCCCTTGGCCCAAGGGGGGTGGCAACAGGGATTGGACATATTCGCTGGCTTTCTGGAGGTCGGCGGCCAGGGTTTCCGATTCCCGCATGGAAGGCTTGTGGCGGTATTCGTGCTTGAGGACGTGGTTGCCGATGCGGAGCAATCCGTCCACCGGCCATAGGGTCTGGCCGGCGATCTTGCGCTCGTCGATGAAAGTGCCGTTGGTGGAGCCTAGGTCTTCCACCCAGACCAGGGGATGTTGCAGGCTGACGCGGCAATGCTGCTTGGAAACGCAATGGTCGGGCAGGCGCAGCGCGTTGTCGGAATGCCTGCCGATGGTGAGTGGCTGTTCGCCCAGTTCGACGGTTTGGCCGCGTTCGCTGCCGGCGATGACCAGGAGGTAATGGGCGTTGCCGTCGTCGCCGTCCTTGCGTATGGAGGGGCCTGGGGCAAAGAAGCCGGTCTTGTCTTCGTCCATCGGGGTGGTGTGTTCCGTATCGTTCATGGGTAGGGTGCGGTCGGGCCCAGGGAGTCCAATAAAGCCGGGAAAACCGGGCCTGTCAATCGTGGTGGCGGGCGGGGCCGGGCCACGGGGGGGAACCGATGTTTTTACAGCGGCGGCGCTCCGGCCCTATACTGTGGCCCGGCCATCCGCACGATTCCCTATCCCCACCCATATCATGACCCGAGTCCCGCGCGCCGTGTTGTTCCCGTTGCTGGTGCTGATGCAATTCATCGCGCCCTGGGTCCATGCCCATGCGTTCGACCACGTCGGGGGCGGCGAGGGTTTCCTGCATCTGCCGGGCCTGGAATTCCTGGGGCGGGGCGGACCGGAACCCGTGGTCCTGCCGGCGCAACTCGATCCCGGCGACTGGATCGTGGGGATGCAGGCGGGCGTCCGCCACGATAGCGCCACCGCACCCGCCTGGGTCGGCGATCCCGATCCCGCCGCGCTCCCGGTGGCCTTGCCATCCCCGCCGCCCACGGCCTGGGCCGATCCGCCCTATCTCAACGCGCCGCCGCCGCTGTTCCACCGGCCCCGCCGCGCCACCGTCCATCCCCGCGCCCCGCCCGCCGTTCCCGCCGAGCTTTGATGCCCGGTGCGGCCTGGATAACGCCGCACGTCCTTTCCTCCCGCGCCGTTCCGGCGGCGCTGCCCATCTGAGGCGCGGCCCCGCGAAGCCGCGCCGTGGAGAATACACATGAGATTGCGATACGGCTTGGCGGCCTTGCTGTGCCTATGCGCCGCCGCGTCCGCGCAGGGTCAAGACCTCGTGGTCGAACATTACGACGACCTGCGTTTCGACGAGCGCATGACCCTCAAACAGGCGGTCGAGGCCAC
Encoded here:
- the nirD gene encoding nitrite reductase small subunit NirD, with the protein product MGEWIEIGHIDDIPPQAARTVATAFGDIAVFRTVDDRFFAVRDRCPHKGGPLSQGIVHGGRVACPLHNWVIDLATGEAVAPDKGCAHRYAVKVEAGRLFLGSAVR
- a CDS encoding nitrate reductase; the protein is MNATSPIRTTCPYCGVGCGVLATPTGPESALIQGDPEHPANAGRLCSKGSALGETLSLATRLLHPRIGPRRVGWDEALDKVAGEFRRVIDTHGPGAVAFYVSGQLLTEDYYLANKLMKGYIGSANIDTNSRLCMSSTVAGQKRAFGEDVVPGCYEDLEQADLIVLVGSNAAWCHPVLFQRIVKAKQDRPGLKLVTIDPRRTATSESADLHLAIRPGSDVMLFNGLLNYLRQHDRLDFGFMERHLVGLSQALDMARDSAPSVPAVALACGVPETDLARFYQWFARTERTVTAWSQGVNQSSSGTDKVNAILNVHLATGRIGKPGMGPLSLTGQPNAMGGREVGGLANQLAAHLDIENPRHRAWVREFWNAPRMAEQPGLKAVELFQAIEQGRVKAVWIMATNPVVSLPDAVAVRRALAACEFVAVSDCEAATDLAAYAHVSLPAAAWGEKDGTVTNSERRISRQRAFLPLPGEAKPDGWIIAEVARRMGYAEGFAYASPRDIFVEHARLSGFHNEGRRLFDISGLAGLDAAAYDALPPTQWPVNAAHPQGTARLFAAGGFPGPEGKARLLPLPPKPPAHPPDPDYPLVLNTGRIRDQWHTMTRTGKAARLGHHLPEPYAELHPDDAARLEVADGALVRLASRHGTALARARVTPDQQTGSVFMPMHWSDTQSRRGGVNALVNPVVDPVSGEPESKHTPVRVEAYRPAWHGFLLSREAVEIPGPDYRVAVRGAGYWRYELAGETAPDDWRSWAGSILMQEGAADWLEFADARAGRYRCAVLGGGRLRACLFVGAESILPSRDWLAGLFAQEALPERDRAALLAGRPAVAGSDPGRTVCACFGVGVNVLRSAIQSQGFTTVEQIGAALKAGTGCGSCLPELNRLLRGTRS
- a CDS encoding CmpA/NrtA family ABC transporter substrate-binding protein: MSAALEKRELTLGFIPLTDCAPLVIALEKGWFAKYGLEVRLSRQVSWANIRDKVAVGVLDGAHMLAAMPIATTLGLGEIKQPMVAALSLDLNGNAITVSPDLYQRMAEADPEAAQAQPMTARALARVVAQERGAGRPPMNFAMVFPFSTHHYLLRYWLAAGGIDPDRDTRLLVVPPSYMVECLNMGEIDGYCVGEPWNEQAVAVGVGRTLITDYDIWNNHPEKVFGVTRDWAERHPHTHRAVLMALLEAARWIDQPEHRLEVAEILAREDYVNAPAEVVKMSMTGSFQYQAGAAPRACPDFNVFHRYAANFPWRSHAMWFVTQMYRWGQLEEPRNIREVAEQVYRPDLYREAAHALGLASPAVDYKTEGGHAGPWTLDGPAPIALGADRYADGRCFDPADPVGYLRQFDIHRLRVSLDQLAGLNP
- a CDS encoding ANTAR domain-containing response regulator yields the protein MNAERLKIMLVDQDAGRSAILRQALSDAGHTVVARIEPGRSLLGEVQSCQPDIVIVDMEAPGRDTLEQMREIGRDQPKPIILFSNKRDGEYIRQAVQAGVSAYVVDGLSRERIMPIVEVAIARFREFEALRQELHETKSQLADRKVIDKAKGVLMQRRGLSEDAAYQLLRKAAMDRNLKVAEVARTLLALEGL
- a CDS encoding alginate export family protein encodes the protein MIRALHLPSHPPTLAIVPKPWAWSGLVACLWGAAAQAADEAPLGQIGPNFRVLGELRGRFEAFDFFQPAINPAQGVVANQNDYAFGALRARLGVAMTTPWVDGLAQGEYTGLYDLPTHAFGGPGVGPLGLGGAYYADSGKNVSSGDVHIKQAYLNFKLQPMVGLANTYFKGGRFEFSDGLEYKTGDAKFDGLKTTRISQRLIGPFDFAHATRNLDGFALNYDAPDFNVTLTATHPTQGGFNIRAEDQISHIDLAYGAITSKKGALLPDTEARLFYLYYGDNRGVQPTDNRPLADRPKLSQDALAISTVGTHALTVQKIGPGSLDGVFWGAYQFGDWGNLNQDAWAVTPEIGYQFTDVMFKPWLRAGYFRSSGDSNAKDGTHGTFFQVLPTVRLYAKFPFFNLMNIQDVFAQFSVLPTDTTKLGVDVHHLSLGDSHDLFYGGSGATSRSGSFGYFGRASGGHSSIGQLVDVTFTHTISKYFSWSAYYAHVFGSDVARSDYALQNDANYGFLEINASF
- a CDS encoding SpoIIE family protein phosphatase; this encodes MNDTEHTTPMDEDKTGFFAPGPSIRKDGDDGNAHYLLVIAGSERGQTVELGEQPLTIGRHSDNALRLPDHCVSKQHCRVSLQHPLVWVEDLGSTNGTFIDERKIAGQTLWPVDGLLRIGNHVLKHEYRHKPSMRESETLAADLQKASEYVQSLLPPPLGQGPVRVDWCFVPSAVLGGDGLGYGWLDADRFAFYLVDVCGHGVGPAMHAVSVLNVLRHKSLANVDFGQPAQVLNGLNAALGMEQHGEMFFSIWYGVYRVSTRHLVFASGGHPPALLLSPGRDAARDLTTGGLFVGVLPTGDFQQQELALPPASTLWVYSDGVFEISLPDGGEWSLGEFRALATGQPDPVPAQAVYREIAALARQGRISDDFSLMILRFP